CACGTCGCAACCCCAGAACAGGATCTGCCCCTTCGCCCCCAGCGCATCGCCCCAGTGGGCAACCTGCGTGCTATCGGCCATGAGGGTGGCAGCGTTTATGGTCGTGCCGCCAAGCTCTATCTGCCCTGCCTGCCCGTAGGTGAGAAAGCTGACACTGTTGAGGTTCTGCTGGTGCGACAGCACGCGTGAGACAACGGACATACCATCGCGCGTGTTGTCCACCACCACCACGCCCACGTTATTGCCCAGTGAGGCGGTGAGCTCACGCCAGTCGCTGACGCGGGAATCTACAAAAACGATATCGGTAAAATTGTCTTTTTTACCACCATCGCGCTCATGCATCGACCGATTTGTACCAGCGGTTGCAGGTATATCGGACAGGGAACCGACGGCTTCATCCACAACGGGCGTATCATGGGCATTTTCGCCCTGATTCTCGTGATGATGCCTGTCTGCCCCGTGGTGATGGGAGACATGCGCCACGCTGCCATCAAAGAGATATCTCTGCTCAAGAATCAGACGCATGAAAAATCCATTTTTATCAACACTTTGTTCATGAATGCCAGATTATGGATAACATATGGTTTCCATAACCTGAATCATTACCACGCTGCAGGATGCTACGGTTGCATATTCAATTCCCGCATTTCATCTACAATTTTTTTTCCCGTGTTACAACAAATGAAGTTGACAGAAATGTGACGACACCATAATTACCATACAGAAATTGGACATCGAGCACGACGCAATCGTAATCAGGCTGGAAATTTCAGGTCATTTCCGTTTGCGTTCAGGTAATTATCAGACCTGCTCCCGTAGCTTTGATTGAATTTGTTTCTTGCTGACCTGAACATAACCCGGAATTTATGGTAAATCCTGTGACGCATCAGCTTACCCGTGGCAGATTACGTCTGACCTCCTGTGTTGCGCTTTCCACAACCGTGCTTCTGGCAGGGTGTGGCATGCGACCCAAGCCCATGCCGCTGGCCGACCATATAAAACGTGCCGATGCAGATCACGCCACGATCGAGGCCCGTTACCTGCCGCTCAACGGTGACCTGACACTGGGCACAGCCATCGCGCGTGCGCTCAAGTTCAATTATGACTCACAGGTTGCCAAACTCGAGATCAACCAGCAGGAAAAGCAGCTTGATCTGGCGCTGATGCAGATGCTGCCGCACCTTGCGGCCGATGCAGGCTATACGGACAGAAGCAACAACAATGCTGCTGAAAGTATTGATGAATTCAGCAACCGGCGCTCGCTGGATTATTCCTATTCCGAAATGCCGAGCCATGGCAGTGGCGATATCAGCTTTTCATGGAACGCGATGGATGCGGGGATCAGCTATTTCTCTGCCCGCCAGCAAGCTTTCCGTGCGCTGATTGCCGTCGAGCGCCGCAGGCGTGCCATCAACGATTTGGTCAAGGCCGTTACCACCAATTACTGGGAGGCCGCGGCAGCCCAGGTCATGCTACCCCGGCTCGACCCCATCATTCATGATGCGGAAACCATGCTGGCAGCCTCACAGGATGCAGGTAACGCGCACCTGCAGTCTCCCCTTACGCTGCTTGATTACCAGCAGAACATCATCCAGATCCTGGGTGAAATGCGACGCATAAAAGATGAACTGGTCGGCGCGCAGATCCAGCTTGCCTCGCTGATCAACGTGCCGCAGGACGAAAAGCTCAACCTTGCCACCCACCCGCAGGATGTGCAGCCGCTCGGCAACCTCGACATCCCCACGCTGGAGCGCATGGGGCTGGTCATGCGCCCTGAACTGCGCATGGAAGTGTACCAGCAGAAGGTTGACCGGCAGGATGTCTATAAGGAAATCCTGAAGATGATGCCCGGTATCGGCGCCATCGGGAACGGCAACTTTGATTCAAACGCCCTGCTCTACCACCACATCTGGGGGCAGATCGGGGTCAGGGCAACCGTCAACCTGATCAACATGATCCAGGGGCCGCGCGCCATTGCGGTGGCCAAGGGCAATGTCAAACTCTCGGAAATGCGCCGCCTTGCACTGAGTGTCGCCATTCTGGCCCAGATCAACCTGAGCGCGCAGAAATACGTTACGGCGGTGGATTTCCTCAAATCCTCGCGGCAGATCAATGATGTCAGCCTGCAGATGGAGCAGCTTGCCGTATCCGCCTCAGCAGCAGGCGCACAGTCCGAGGCCAATCGCGTGCGCCACCAGATGGCGGCCCTGTTAGGTCAGCTTGAATACAGCCGCAGCCTTGCGCATACCCATCAGGCACTCGCCAACCTGTATGCCTCCATCGGGGTGGATCTTGTACCCGCCAATGCCGATATTCAGGATCTCAAGCACCTGACGGCGCAGGTTGAACATTCCATTTCCCTGTGGGAAAACGGCCGCCTGCCTGACCTGACCCTGCCCGACAATATCAAGAAACCCGATGCCGGCAGCAGCACGACGCCCGTCGCGGTGCCGGTGAAGCAGGCTGCGCCGCCTTCCACCCCTGTTGCGCAGACGGACACAGCACAGCCGAATCCCGGGCCGGTCTAGGTCGTATCACTTAACTTATTATTAATCAGCAATGATATAAAGCTGCATTGCCTCGGGCGGTGCTGGCGCCTTTTATCAAGGAAGGCCGGTTGTACACATGCGTACATATTCATTTATCCCCGCACTGGTGCTTACCCTTGTGCCCGGCACGGTCCTTGCCCAGGCGGTGCAACCGGTTGCACCCGCAGCTACGGCTCCGCAGCCCGAACTCCCCACTGCGCCAGAGCCGGAAAGCACGGCCACCCATGCTCCCAGCGTGCAGGTCACCGCTCCCATGAGCGCTCAGATCAGCGCCAGCATGTCGGGACAGCTTGAAAAATTCCCTTTCCGGGACGGTGACCATTTTCACAAGGGCGATGTGCTGGCCGGGTTCCGCTGTGGCCAGCAGAAGGCAACCCTTGCGCACGCCCATGCCGAATACATCAAGCGCCGTGGCCTGCTCGATGTGCAGAACAAGATGAAGGCGCTCGGGCAGTGGAGTGTATCGGACCTGCGCTCGGCCGCGGCTGATGAACAGGCAGCCAATGCGGACCTGGAAATGGCCAGTGCCGTTGTGGCCCAGTGTGTGATCGAGGCCCCGTTTGACGGGCGTGTCTCCAATACCATGGTGCATAATTACCAGTATCTTTCAGCCGGAACCCCCATGCTGGAAATACTGGATGATACTTCGCTTGAACTGTCCATGATCGTCTCATCGATGGAACTGCCCCACCTGCAGCCCGGCACGCCGTTCAAGGTTCACATACTGGAGACGGATGCCACTTATACGGCAAGCGTCAGCCGCCTTTCGGGCAAGGTGGACCCGGTCAGCAAAACCATCAAGGTGTATGGCAAACTGACGCAACCTGCCCCGAACCTGCTGCCGGGCATGACGGGCGAAGCCCGGTTTGGCCAGTAAGGCCAACTGGTTGACAGATCATGACCACGCCTGATCCTGCACGCACGCAGCAGGGACGGCAGGCTGCGTTGCTGCGGCTGTCGGCCCTTGTGCATCTATGCGAACGCCTGCGGACCTGCACGCCCGATGAGCTGGATTTCGTGCTGGTCAACGAGAGCCATAATCTTCTTCCCTATCAGCAGGCAGCCCTGTACCGCACCGATAAGGCAGGGATTACCGCCATATCCGGCACGGCGGTGTTCGATCCCGCCGCCCCCTATGTGCGCTGGCTGAGCCAGGTATTCGGCAGCATCACGCTCCTGAGGGAGCCCACGACCATTGATGTCGCGGCCCTGCCCGCCGCACTGCGCGATGAATGGGCGCAATGGATGGCCCCACACGCCGTGCTTATTCCGCTGGCCGGGCGGCATGGCCGCGTCGGCACGCTGCTTGTTGCGCGGCCGGATGCGTGGACACAGCCCGATATTCAGGCCCTGTGCATGATTGGCGGCGAATATGCGGAAAGCCGGCAGCTTATCGCCGCCCAACCGCCCGGACCACGCGATACACGCTTACGCCGGCGGGTCGGTGCCATACTCGCGGCCGCACTGCTTGTGGCGTTCTACCCGGTACATTCATGGGTTCTGGCCCCGGCCGAGGTCGTGCCTGTTGCCCCTGCCTATGTGCGTGCACCCTTTGCCGGTATTGTCCACCAGCTTGATGTCGCCCCCAATACCGCAGTGCATGCGGGCACACCGATGGTGGAACTGGAGCGCGCGCAGCTTGAAAGCCAGTACCAGGTGGCCCGCAAGGCGCTGGAAGTGGCCCGGACCCAATATGATGAAGCCATTCAGGCAGGCATGCTCGATGCCAAGGCCCGCGCGCAGGCTGGTGAACTCAAAGGCCGTATCGACGAGGAAGCCGCCCAGATGCGCTACCAGAGCGAACTGCTGCACCGCGCTACCCTGACCGCCCCGATAGACGGACTGGCACTTTATAACGATCCCTCAGAGTGGGTGGGCCGTCCGGTCGAAGCAGGCGAGCGTATCCTCATGGTCGCCCCTGCCCTGTCTCGCCGGATCGAGATCCGCCTGTCCACAACCGAAGCTGCACACTTCGCGCCCGATGCACGCGTGCGTTTTTTTGATAATGTGCATCCCGATCATCCGACACAAGGGCATCTGGTCTTTACCTCCTACGCAAGCACGCCCACGCCTGCGGGCACACTGGCCTATACCCTGCGTGCCGACATGAACAGCGACATCCGCCTTGGCCTGCGCGGCACGGCACGCATCTATGGCCCACGACACATGCTGTTGCTGTGGGCCCTGCGCAAACCGCTGGGCGTAATACGGCAATGGCTTTCCTTTTAGCTGGCCCGGGGGGCGGAGCATGAATGCACCTGCCCCCTGGCCCGCCCTGCGTGATGACCTGGAACTGTTGCAAGGCCCCGTTGTAAGCGGCGCGCCGACATGGACACTCTATGACCCTGCCCGCCACCGTTACGTGCGCCTTGGCAGCATGGAAATGGAAATCCTGCAACGCTGGGACCTGGCTGACCCGAACACGATTGCTCGCGTTGTGCGTGAGCAGACCACGTTTGATGCACAGCCTGCCGATGTCACGGCCCTTGCCGCCTTCCTGCGGCAGGGAGGGCTGACCACGGCGCAGACCAGCGTGGACAGTGCCCTGCTGGCCCGGCAGGCACGCAGGCCGCCATTGCTGTCATGGATCCTGCATCATTACCTGTTCCTGCGGGTCAGGTTGTGCAATCCCGATCCAGTTCTCAAACGCTGCGTGCCGTTTACAAATTGGCTTTTTACCCGCCCGTTTTGTGCCGGGCTTGTAATGGCGGTGGGGCTGGCGGTCGTGCTGGTCATGCAGCAATGGAGCCTGTATGCTGCGGGGTTCATGCATCTCGTCACCCCACAGGGCGCGATCGGGATTGCGCTGGCGCTGACATTAAGCAAGACGGTGCATGAACTGGGCCACGGCATTGCGGCACGACATTTTGGCTGCCGGGTGCCAGCCATGGGGGTCGCCTTTCTGGTCCTGTGCCCCGTTTTATGGACCGATACAACCGATGCATGGCGACTGGTCCGTGCGCGTGACCGGCTGGTGATCGACTGTGCCGGCATGGTGGCCGAAATCATGCTGGCTACGCTGGCCACCATTATCTGGAGCATTGTACCCGACGGGCCGCTGCGTGATGGCCTGTTCACGTTAAGCAGTTCAACATGGATTTTGACCCTATCGGTCAATCTCAGCCCGCTGATGCGGTTTGACGGGTATTATATCCTCTCTGACCTGATGGGTATTCCCAACCTGCAGGAGCGTGCATTTGCATGGACACGCTGGCGCACCCGCAGGTTCCTGTTTGGTATGGACACGCCTCCACCTGAGGTCTTTCCCGCACGCAGGGGCATCATGCTGGTAGGCTACAGCCTTGCCACATGGCTTTACCGTTTCTTTCTGTTCACCGGCATTGCGCTGGTTGTCTATCATGCGGTCTTTCCCGCGCTGGGCGTGGTTCTGATGGGAATTGAAATCTGGTTTTTCGTTGCCCGACCCATCATGGGAGAGCTGGCGCAATGGGCACAGCAGGCCCTGCATGCACCTGGCAGCCGCCGCGTGCATGTTACGGGCGTGGGTTTTGTCATACTGCTTGCACTCCTTGTATTTCCATGGAGTCATTCCATCCGCGCGCCTGCCGTATTGCGGGCGGAAGGGCAGAGCATGCTTTATACACACGACCCGGGCGTGGTGGTGCGCCTGCTCCCTACGGGCAGCGTGGTACAGGCAGGCGAGGCCGTGGTAGAACTGCGCTCCCCCCAGCTTGACCATGACCGTGCGGTTTCAATCGCACGGCTGACAACACTGGACGCCACGCTGTCGGAACGGATGTTTGGTGCAGAAGATACGGCCTCGCTGGATGATACACGTGACAAAATCGAGCATGAAACCGCCGAACGCCTGCGTGCTGAAGCCGCGATAAGACAGTTGACCATCCGCGCCCCCTTTGCTGGCATGCTAGTCGATGTTCCACCGGAAATCCATGCGGGTGATACGCTGAAACAGCATGACTATATCGGCTCGGTCATCACGCCGGGGCACCCTGCCATCGAGGCATACGTGCATGAAACGGATATAGGCTTCATACAACCCGGCGCACAGGCCAGTTTTATAGCCGATAGCCCTGATACTGCGCGGATAACAGGGCATGTGCAGTCGATCTCGGTCGCATCGGTTCCTGAAATTGATGCTCTGGAACAGGCATCGCCCTATGGCGGCCACATCAAGGCACATAAGGACGAAACCAGTCACGCAATGGTGCCGGAAGAAACGGTCTATCAGGTTATTGTCCTGCCCGATCGGCCACTGCCACAGCTAAAACGGCGCATGATGGGGATGGTACGAATCCACGCCACCGCCACCAGCTTTGTGCAACGGACCTATCGCAAGATTGTAGCAGTTTTTATGGGAGAGGCAGGTCTCTAACACAGGCAAGCACTACTTTGGCAGAATACGTTTTGGGGTCTGGAGTAGAAGGTTTCCACAGTGCGGGCATTGCCCGATAGGTGGTCGCAGGATGCGATCAAGAATGGCCTGTCGTATTGCTGGCAGACTGGGCTGTGGTGGTGGGCCGGTGACTCTTTTTTCCCGTCCGACCGCCGTGAGGCGCCGGGAGTGGAGAAAGGCGTAGGCCATCATGGGCATCAGGGCGTGCCAGTGCAGGCCTGCCCATGATCGCCCCTCAAAGTGATCGAGGCCCAGTTCCTCCTTGAGTTGCTGATGCGCCTGTTCGCAAACCCATCGGGCCTTGATCGCAGCGGCAGTAGCCTGAGGGAGGTGTCGGCAGACAGGTTGGACAGATACCGGTGGAACGGTGCTCGCCAATCAGCCAGACTTCATCCCCGGGCATATGCTGGGTCGTCCGGCCAGCGTTTGGTCCCACGACGCCAGTTGACCCTGCGCCATGTTGCAGTTTCCAGTATCTTATGGGCAGGAACGGATTGCTGTTCCGGTACCGGATGTATCCGGGATGGGCCGCGCTTTCTGGCCGGGAAAACCAGCTCCACATCGGGGGAATAGACTTTCTGATGACGTGGTATCCCGACTGCCCAGCGCAGGTTCCGCACGCTCAGAGCCTGACGGAACCGGGCAGACAGGCATAACCGGCATCCGCAAGAACACAGCCAAAACGGACACCTGCGGCACAGAGGCGATCAATCTTTTCGATAGCCATCTCCGGTTTGGTCCTGGAGCCCTGATGTTCCAGTGGAATACCGGCCCGCTTCACACATGCCGGATCCGCTGTCCAGATGTCGGGCCGGAACAGACGGGGTGACAACATCAGTGGCACTTCTCACTCGAAGCCAGTGTCACGGAC
This DNA window, taken from Komagataeibacter sucrofermentans DSM 15973, encodes the following:
- a CDS encoding TolC family protein; this encodes MRPKPMPLADHIKRADADHATIEARYLPLNGDLTLGTAIARALKFNYDSQVAKLEINQQEKQLDLALMQMLPHLAADAGYTDRSNNNAAESIDEFSNRRSLDYSYSEMPSHGSGDISFSWNAMDAGISYFSARQQAFRALIAVERRRRAINDLVKAVTTNYWEAAAAQVMLPRLDPIIHDAETMLAASQDAGNAHLQSPLTLLDYQQNIIQILGEMRRIKDELVGAQIQLASLINVPQDEKLNLATHPQDVQPLGNLDIPTLERMGLVMRPELRMEVYQQKVDRQDVYKEILKMMPGIGAIGNGNFDSNALLYHHIWGQIGVRATVNLINMIQGPRAIAVAKGNVKLSEMRRLALSVAILAQINLSAQKYVTAVDFLKSSRQINDVSLQMEQLAVSASAAGAQSEANRVRHQMAALLGQLEYSRSLAHTHQALANLYASIGVDLVPANADIQDLKHLTAQVEHSISLWENGRLPDLTLPDNIKKPDAGSSTTPVAVPVKQAAPPSTPVAQTDTAQPNPGPV
- a CDS encoding efflux RND transporter periplasmic adaptor subunit, which translates into the protein MRTYSFIPALVLTLVPGTVLAQAVQPVAPAATAPQPELPTAPEPESTATHAPSVQVTAPMSAQISASMSGQLEKFPFRDGDHFHKGDVLAGFRCGQQKATLAHAHAEYIKRRGLLDVQNKMKALGQWSVSDLRSAAADEQAANADLEMASAVVAQCVIEAPFDGRVSNTMVHNYQYLSAGTPMLEILDDTSLELSMIVSSMELPHLQPGTPFKVHILETDATYTASVSRLSGKVDPVSKTIKVYGKLTQPAPNLLPGMTGEARFGQ
- a CDS encoding efflux RND transporter periplasmic adaptor subunit, with product MTTPDPARTQQGRQAALLRLSALVHLCERLRTCTPDELDFVLVNESHNLLPYQQAALYRTDKAGITAISGTAVFDPAAPYVRWLSQVFGSITLLREPTTIDVAALPAALRDEWAQWMAPHAVLIPLAGRHGRVGTLLVARPDAWTQPDIQALCMIGGEYAESRQLIAAQPPGPRDTRLRRRVGAILAAALLVAFYPVHSWVLAPAEVVPVAPAYVRAPFAGIVHQLDVAPNTAVHAGTPMVELERAQLESQYQVARKALEVARTQYDEAIQAGMLDAKARAQAGELKGRIDEEAAQMRYQSELLHRATLTAPIDGLALYNDPSEWVGRPVEAGERILMVAPALSRRIEIRLSTTEAAHFAPDARVRFFDNVHPDHPTQGHLVFTSYASTPTPAGTLAYTLRADMNSDIRLGLRGTARIYGPRHMLLLWALRKPLGVIRQWLSF
- a CDS encoding HlyD family efflux transporter periplasmic adaptor subunit, encoding MNAPAPWPALRDDLELLQGPVVSGAPTWTLYDPARHRYVRLGSMEMEILQRWDLADPNTIARVVREQTTFDAQPADVTALAAFLRQGGLTTAQTSVDSALLARQARRPPLLSWILHHYLFLRVRLCNPDPVLKRCVPFTNWLFTRPFCAGLVMAVGLAVVLVMQQWSLYAAGFMHLVTPQGAIGIALALTLSKTVHELGHGIAARHFGCRVPAMGVAFLVLCPVLWTDTTDAWRLVRARDRLVIDCAGMVAEIMLATLATIIWSIVPDGPLRDGLFTLSSSTWILTLSVNLSPLMRFDGYYILSDLMGIPNLQERAFAWTRWRTRRFLFGMDTPPPEVFPARRGIMLVGYSLATWLYRFFLFTGIALVVYHAVFPALGVVLMGIEIWFFVARPIMGELAQWAQQALHAPGSRRVHVTGVGFVILLALLVFPWSHSIRAPAVLRAEGQSMLYTHDPGVVVRLLPTGSVVQAGEAVVELRSPQLDHDRAVSIARLTTLDATLSERMFGAEDTASLDDTRDKIEHETAERLRAEAAIRQLTIRAPFAGMLVDVPPEIHAGDTLKQHDYIGSVITPGHPAIEAYVHETDIGFIQPGAQASFIADSPDTARITGHVQSISVASVPEIDALEQASPYGGHIKAHKDETSHAMVPEETVYQVIVLPDRPLPQLKRRMMGMVRIHATATSFVQRTYRKIVAVFMGEAGL